In Microbacterium esteraromaticum, the following proteins share a genomic window:
- a CDS encoding L-ribulose-5-phosphate 4-epimerase, translated as MTSAVPAFTPEVEAAIRSVRADVARLHGELVRYGLVVWTGGNVSGRVRLSDDGTADLFVIKPSGVSYDDLAPENMILCDLDGNVVPGSEGGDRSPSSDTAAHAYVYRHMPQVGGVVHTHSTYAVAWAARGEEIPCVITAMADEFGGPIPVGPFAIIGDDSIGRGIVDTLTGHRSRAVLMQNHGPFTIGVDAKDAVKAAVMVEDVARTVHHAREAGPLIPIPQAAIDSLYDRYQNVYGQNSDARR; from the coding sequence GTGACCAGTGCAGTTCCCGCCTTCACCCCCGAGGTCGAGGCAGCGATCCGATCCGTCCGCGCCGACGTCGCCCGCCTGCACGGCGAACTCGTCCGCTACGGTCTCGTCGTCTGGACCGGTGGCAACGTCTCAGGACGCGTCCGCCTCTCAGACGACGGCACCGCCGACCTGTTCGTCATCAAGCCGTCCGGGGTGAGCTACGACGACCTCGCACCGGAGAACATGATCCTCTGCGACCTCGACGGCAACGTCGTGCCAGGCAGCGAAGGCGGCGACCGCTCGCCGTCGAGCGACACCGCCGCCCACGCCTACGTGTACCGCCACATGCCACAGGTCGGCGGGGTGGTGCACACCCACTCGACCTACGCGGTCGCCTGGGCCGCCAGGGGAGAGGAGATCCCCTGCGTGATCACGGCCATGGCCGACGAGTTCGGCGGTCCGATTCCGGTCGGACCCTTCGCGATCATCGGCGACGACTCGATCGGCCGCGGGATCGTCGACACGCTCACGGGGCATCGCTCGCGCGCAGTGCTCATGCAGAACCACGGCCCGTTCACGATCGGCGTCGACGCGAAGGACGCGGTGAAGGCGGCCGTCATGGTCGAGGACGTCGCCCGCACCGTGCACCACGCACGGGAGGCGGGGCCGCTCATCCCCATCCCGCAGGCTGCGATCGACAGCCTGTACGACCGGTACCAGAACGTCTACGGCCAGAACTCGGATGCCCGCCGATGA
- a CDS encoding LacI family DNA-binding transcriptional regulator: MSGSGQAPQRTAGVREVAALAGVSRQTVSRVLNEHPEVATATRERVLAAMAELGYRMNNAARALGTRRSRTLGVLASDALQYGPSRSIAAIEASAREVGYWVSAAFADAGDAAAVVSAVEHLVAQGVEGIVVVAPHAGTLEALDELRIGVPVVTLHSSDRGARGLSVDQVAGARLAVAALADAGHTRIAHLAGPADWLEAESRADGFTAELAARGLEPGPVLAGDWSAGSGYSATAAIRDSRVTAVFAANDQMALGLLGGLHEAGLSVPGDISVVGFDDVPDAAYYWPKLTTVRQDFDELARRAVAALLGGADAAASDLAPVEPVLVRRDSIATPR; the protein is encoded by the coding sequence ATGAGCGGATCAGGTCAGGCGCCCCAGCGCACGGCGGGTGTGCGCGAGGTCGCCGCGCTCGCCGGGGTCTCGCGTCAGACCGTGTCGCGGGTGCTCAACGAGCATCCGGAGGTCGCGACGGCGACGCGAGAGCGCGTGCTCGCGGCCATGGCTGAGCTCGGCTACCGCATGAACAATGCGGCGCGCGCACTCGGCACCCGCCGATCCCGAACCCTCGGAGTGCTCGCCTCGGATGCCCTGCAGTACGGTCCCTCGCGCAGCATCGCCGCAATCGAGGCCTCGGCCCGAGAGGTCGGCTACTGGGTGAGCGCCGCGTTCGCGGACGCCGGGGACGCCGCCGCCGTCGTCTCGGCTGTCGAGCATCTGGTCGCCCAGGGCGTGGAGGGCATCGTCGTCGTCGCGCCCCACGCCGGCACCCTCGAGGCGCTCGACGAACTGCGCATCGGCGTGCCGGTCGTCACCCTGCACTCCTCGGATCGCGGCGCGCGCGGTCTCTCGGTCGACCAGGTCGCAGGCGCCAGATTGGCCGTCGCCGCACTGGCGGATGCAGGGCACACCCGGATCGCCCATCTGGCCGGACCAGCCGACTGGCTCGAGGCGGAGTCCCGTGCCGATGGCTTCACCGCCGAGCTCGCGGCCCGCGGGCTGGAGCCCGGCCCGGTGCTCGCGGGGGACTGGTCGGCGGGCTCCGGCTACTCCGCCACCGCCGCGATCCGCGACTCGAGGGTCACCGCGGTGTTCGCGGCGAACGACCAGATGGCGCTCGGCCTGCTCGGCGGGCTGCACGAGGCGGGGCTGTCGGTACCAGGCGACATCAGCGTCGTCGGCTTCGACGATGTCCCGGACGCCGCGTACTACTGGCCGAAGCTCACGACCGTGCGGCAGGACTTCGATGAGCTTGCGCGGCGCGCGGTTGCCGCCCTGCTCGGCGGAGCGGACGCCGCAGCATCCGATCTCGCGCCGGTGGAGCCGGTGCTGGTGCGGCGCGACTCGATCGCAACGCCGCGCTGA
- a CDS encoding ABC transporter permease, with product MSSATATPARPAGAALAARVGRSVTSNPSVLPTIASVVIFVGMIVYGEIAYGRIVQASTLSNLLINNAHLIVLAVALTFVIITGGIDLSVGSIIAFSSVAGVMLVNAGWNPFAVAVTMIVIGAVFGLVSGVLIRYFNVQPFIATLAMMFLGRGLASLLSTQPERLPEDSGLRWIGEKIKLIDGPKVNDLTVTPAVIVAVIVVLAAFFVLHRTRTGRTVYAIGGSENSALLMGLPVHRTKVLVYVISGALAGLAAVLYTARLGTAQNITGIGWELDAIAAAVIGGTVLTGAYGYVLGSVVGALVLGLMTVLITRDGGIPPEMTTIITGGILLVFVLLQRAVTRKKE from the coding sequence ATGAGCTCCGCGACCGCGACCCCCGCCCGCCCCGCCGGTGCGGCGCTCGCCGCCCGAGTCGGGCGCAGCGTCACCTCGAACCCGTCGGTGCTGCCGACCATCGCCTCGGTCGTCATCTTCGTCGGCATGATCGTCTACGGCGAGATCGCGTACGGGCGCATCGTGCAGGCCAGCACCCTGTCGAACCTGCTCATCAACAATGCGCACCTCATCGTGCTCGCGGTCGCCCTGACGTTCGTCATCATCACGGGCGGCATAGACCTGTCGGTCGGCTCGATCATCGCCTTCTCGTCGGTCGCGGGCGTGATGCTGGTGAACGCCGGATGGAACCCGTTCGCGGTCGCGGTGACGATGATCGTCATCGGCGCTGTGTTCGGCCTCGTCTCCGGCGTGCTGATCCGCTACTTCAACGTGCAGCCGTTCATCGCCACGCTCGCGATGATGTTCCTCGGGCGAGGGCTCGCCTCGCTGCTGAGCACGCAGCCCGAGCGGCTGCCCGAGGACTCGGGCCTGCGGTGGATCGGCGAGAAGATCAAGCTCATCGACGGGCCCAAGGTCAACGACCTGACCGTCACTCCGGCGGTGATCGTCGCCGTGATCGTCGTACTCGCCGCGTTCTTCGTGCTGCACCGCACGCGCACCGGTCGCACCGTGTACGCGATCGGCGGCTCCGAGAACTCGGCGCTGCTCATGGGCCTGCCGGTTCATCGCACCAAGGTGCTCGTCTATGTGATCAGCGGAGCCCTGGCGGGTCTCGCCGCTGTGCTCTACACCGCTCGCCTCGGCACCGCGCAGAACATCACCGGCATCGGCTGGGAGCTCGACGCCATCGCGGCCGCGGTCATCGGCGGCACGGTGCTCACGGGCGCGTACGGCTACGTGCTCGGATCGGTCGTCGGCGCGCTCGTGCTGGGCCTCATGACGGTCCTCATCACGAGGGACGGCGGCATTCCGCCCGAGATGACGACGATCATCACCGGCGGCATCCTGCTCGTGTTCGTGCTGCTGCAGCGCGCGGTCACCCGCAAGAAGGAGTAG
- a CDS encoding ABC transporter permease codes for MNNATAVWRDLIHKPFFWGIIAIVALLVLNVMKDPGYLAISINPNNGNLVGNVIDILRQAAPIMMIAIGMSLVIATAGIDLSVGSMMAVAGAVSMEFLSGPGATGSAGAAFTAVGLSLLVTAALGAVNGVLVAYVGLQPFIATLVLMLAGRGIAKVITGGQNTAASNESYRWIANGYVLGIPVVFILAVAIVIAVAWVVRRSALGLMIEAIGINPKASRMAGIKPKGLLLTAYILSGVLAGVAGVMSVGSVMTVDISRTGYQLELDAILAVVIGGASLMGGKFSLSGAFVGALLIATLDKTVLFLGVSSSATPAFKALVIIVICLLQSDRVRAWFRRRRSAATAPSVDAPKKEVAA; via the coding sequence ATGAACAACGCGACCGCCGTCTGGCGAGACCTCATCCACAAGCCGTTCTTCTGGGGCATCATCGCGATCGTCGCGCTGCTCGTGCTCAACGTGATGAAGGACCCCGGCTATCTCGCCATCTCGATCAACCCCAACAACGGCAACCTGGTCGGCAACGTGATCGACATCCTGCGCCAGGCGGCCCCGATCATGATGATCGCGATCGGCATGTCGCTGGTGATCGCGACCGCGGGCATCGACCTCTCGGTCGGCTCGATGATGGCCGTCGCCGGAGCGGTGTCGATGGAGTTCCTCAGCGGACCGGGTGCGACCGGATCCGCCGGCGCGGCGTTCACCGCGGTCGGGCTGTCGCTGCTCGTCACAGCGGCGCTCGGCGCCGTCAACGGCGTGCTCGTCGCCTATGTCGGGCTGCAGCCGTTCATCGCGACCCTGGTGCTCATGCTCGCCGGCCGCGGCATCGCCAAGGTGATCACGGGCGGGCAGAACACCGCGGCATCCAACGAGTCGTACCGGTGGATCGCCAACGGCTACGTCCTCGGCATCCCCGTCGTCTTCATCCTCGCGGTCGCGATCGTGATCGCCGTCGCCTGGGTCGTGCGGCGCAGCGCCCTCGGCCTCATGATCGAGGCGATCGGCATCAACCCCAAGGCCAGCCGGATGGCCGGGATCAAGCCGAAGGGGCTGCTGCTGACCGCCTACATCCTCAGCGGCGTGCTCGCGGGTGTCGCAGGCGTCATGTCGGTCGGCAGCGTGATGACCGTCGACATCTCCCGCACCGGATACCAGCTCGAGCTCGACGCCATCCTCGCCGTCGTCATCGGCGGAGCCTCTCTCATGGGCGGCAAGTTCTCGCTCTCGGGCGCGTTCGTCGGAGCGCTCCTGATCGCCACCCTCGACAAGACCGTGCTGTTCCTCGGCGTCTCGTCGTCGGCTACTCCGGCGTTCAAGGCGCTCGTCATCATCGTCATCTGCCTGCTGCAGTCCGACCGCGTGCGGGCATGGTTCCGCCGGCGGAGGTCGGCCGCCACCGCCCCGAGCGTCGACGCACCGAAGAAGGAGGTGGCGGCATGA
- a CDS encoding sugar ABC transporter ATP-binding protein — protein sequence MTEELPIVQMRGISIEFPGVKALDDVEFRLFPGEVHALMGENGAGKSTLIKALTGVYRIDSGAIVVAGQERRFAGTGDAQDAGISTVYQEVNLAPNLSIGENVMLGHEVRGPFGVDWRATHRAATDALARLGLDRLDTRRPLSTLSIAMQQLVAISRAMAIKAKVLILDEPTSSLDAAEVDGLFRVMRTLRDQGVAILFVSHFLDQIYAISDRLTVLRNGRYEGEYLTRELDRHALISKMIGKDLDALKSLGGNRRTAPRASDEQPLLSASGIGRRGSVEPTDLDIRPGEVVGLAGLLGSGRTELARLLYGADRPDQGELSLRGRSVSITSPAEGLAQRIAFSTENRRDEGIVGDLTVRENIILAVQAERGWARPIPRREQDALVAKYIAELNVRPADPNRLIKNLSGGNQQKVLLGRWLATQPEVLILDEPTRGIDVGAKAEIQEAVAALAEEGVAVVFISSELEEVVRLSERIVVLKDHEKIGEIQNGPDVTAQEIVDVIAAHGTDAAAATLDDAQGALPETITATTAEEGAR from the coding sequence ATGACCGAAGAACTGCCCATCGTGCAGATGCGCGGGATCTCGATCGAGTTCCCCGGGGTGAAGGCTCTGGACGACGTCGAGTTCCGCCTCTTCCCCGGAGAGGTGCACGCCCTGATGGGCGAGAACGGCGCCGGCAAGTCCACCCTCATCAAGGCGCTCACCGGCGTCTACCGGATCGACTCCGGAGCGATCGTGGTGGCCGGGCAGGAGAGGCGGTTCGCCGGAACCGGCGACGCTCAGGATGCCGGGATCTCCACCGTCTACCAAGAGGTGAACCTCGCACCCAACCTCAGCATCGGCGAGAACGTCATGCTCGGGCACGAGGTGCGGGGGCCGTTCGGCGTCGACTGGCGAGCCACCCACCGCGCGGCGACCGACGCGCTCGCCCGCCTCGGACTCGACCGGCTCGACACCCGCAGGCCGCTCTCCACTCTCTCGATCGCGATGCAGCAGCTCGTCGCGATCAGCCGCGCTATGGCCATCAAGGCCAAGGTGCTCATCCTCGACGAGCCGACGTCGAGCCTCGACGCCGCCGAGGTCGACGGGCTGTTCCGCGTGATGCGGACCCTCCGCGATCAGGGCGTCGCGATCCTCTTCGTCTCGCACTTCCTCGACCAGATCTACGCGATCAGCGACCGCCTCACGGTGCTGCGCAACGGACGCTACGAGGGCGAGTACCTCACGCGCGAGCTCGACCGGCACGCGCTGATCTCGAAGATGATCGGCAAAGACCTCGATGCACTGAAGTCGCTCGGCGGAAACCGCCGCACCGCCCCGCGCGCATCCGATGAGCAGCCGCTGCTCTCCGCATCCGGAATCGGCCGCCGGGGATCCGTCGAGCCCACCGACCTCGACATCCGCCCTGGCGAGGTGGTCGGCCTCGCCGGCCTGCTCGGCTCCGGCCGCACAGAACTCGCCCGCCTGCTCTACGGCGCCGATCGCCCCGACCAGGGGGAGCTGTCGCTGCGCGGGCGCAGCGTCAGCATCACGTCGCCCGCCGAGGGGCTGGCCCAGCGCATCGCCTTCTCGACCGAGAACCGTCGAGACGAGGGGATCGTCGGCGACCTGACCGTGCGCGAGAACATCATCCTCGCCGTGCAGGCGGAACGCGGGTGGGCCAGACCCATCCCGCGGCGGGAGCAGGATGCCCTCGTCGCGAAGTACATCGCCGAGCTGAACGTGCGCCCGGCCGACCCCAACCGCCTCATCAAGAACCTCTCCGGCGGCAACCAGCAGAAGGTGCTGCTCGGCCGCTGGCTCGCGACCCAGCCCGAGGTGCTGATCCTCGACGAGCCGACCCGCGGTATCGACGTCGGAGCCAAGGCGGAGATCCAGGAGGCCGTCGCGGCGCTCGCCGAAGAAGGGGTCGCCGTCGTGTTCATCTCATCGGAGCTCGAAGAGGTCGTGCGCCTCTCGGAGCGGATCGTCGTGCTCAAGGACCATGAGAAGATCGGCGAGATCCAGAACGGGCCCGACGTGACGGCCCAGGAGATCGTCGACGTCATCGCGGCGCACGGGACGGATGCCGCGGCAGCCACGCTCGACGACGCGCAGGGCGCCCTGCCCGAGACCATCACCGCAACGACCGCAGAGGAGGGCGCGCGATGA
- a CDS encoding substrate-binding domain-containing protein has translation MSAKRHITAVLGFAAVGALALGLTGCSGGTADADAGADGGSGDLINVGFVAVGPEGGWRQANEQNIKDTFTEEAGYELSYAPAANLDQKSQIDSFTAFVDEGVDVILLSATEATGWEDSLKLAQEAEIPVILLDRGIEPDDDSLYVTRIAPDNVEVAKEVGAWAASAFPDGGNYVVLEGPAGVGVVNERNKGFEEGLGGAQLTKVDAQTANWSTEEGKSVLETMLKANGNDIQFVFAQNDEMGLGAAQAAEEAGLVVGEDIKIATIDGTKNAIQALADGKLSYVHEYNPLFGETALEVVQKALDGEDVEPYIIVPSEAFDSADAAKAVLADRKY, from the coding sequence ATGTCTGCAAAGAGGCACATCACAGCGGTACTCGGCTTCGCCGCGGTCGGCGCTCTCGCGCTCGGCCTGACGGGCTGCAGCGGAGGGACGGCCGATGCGGATGCGGGCGCCGACGGCGGCTCGGGCGATCTGATCAACGTCGGGTTCGTCGCGGTCGGCCCCGAGGGCGGCTGGCGTCAGGCGAACGAGCAGAACATCAAGGACACGTTCACAGAGGAGGCCGGGTACGAGCTCAGCTACGCACCAGCGGCGAACCTCGACCAGAAGTCGCAGATCGACAGCTTCACCGCCTTCGTCGATGAGGGCGTAGACGTGATCCTGCTCTCGGCGACAGAGGCCACCGGCTGGGAGGACTCGCTCAAGCTCGCGCAGGAGGCCGAGATCCCGGTCATCCTGCTCGACCGCGGCATCGAGCCCGACGATGACAGCCTGTACGTCACCCGCATCGCGCCCGACAACGTCGAGGTCGCCAAGGAGGTCGGCGCCTGGGCGGCGAGCGCCTTCCCCGACGGCGGCAACTACGTCGTGCTCGAGGGCCCGGCCGGTGTCGGCGTCGTGAACGAGCGCAACAAGGGCTTCGAAGAGGGCCTGGGAGGCGCGCAGCTGACCAAGGTCGACGCGCAGACGGCGAACTGGTCGACGGAAGAGGGCAAGAGCGTCCTCGAGACCATGCTCAAGGCCAACGGCAACGACATCCAGTTCGTGTTCGCGCAGAACGACGAGATGGGTCTCGGAGCCGCTCAGGCCGCAGAAGAGGCCGGTCTCGTCGTCGGCGAGGACATCAAGATCGCCACGATCGACGGCACGAAGAATGCGATCCAGGCGCTCGCCGACGGCAAGCTCAGCTACGTGCACGAGTACAACCCGCTCTTCGGCGAGACCGCGCTCGAGGTCGTGCAGAAGGCGCTCGACGGCGAGGACGTCGAGCCGTACATCATCGTTCCGAGCGAGGCGTTCGACTCGGCCGACGCGGCGAAGGCCGTGCTCGCCGACCGCAAGTACTGA
- a CDS encoding sugar ABC transporter ATP-binding protein: MTASPVDPIIEMLGITVDFPGMRALDDVDFRLFPGEVHALMGENGAGKSTLIGVLTGTRRPVAGMLLVDGDAREFSGVAASRAAGIATVFQEAQLSPNLSVAENVMLGRERRGRFGIDWRRTRADAARALARLGLDELDPRTPLTQLSPAQKQLVALARSVVDEPRVLVLDEPTASLDQAEVATLMRVIRGLRDGGTAILFVSHFLEQAFAISDRMTVLRGGRKVGEHATRDLERADLISQMLGKDIDGLRALGSERKAHHYQAEGEPALRAEGIGRRGVLAPTDVEVHRGEIVGFAGLRGSGRTELASLLGGALRPDAGDLQVSGERVALRSPSAALRRRISRSSESRRTDGIVAGLTARENILLSLQAVRGWTRPVSRAEQAGLVDACIDALHLDPGELDRPVELLSGGTQQKVMLARALIVRPHVLILDEPTRGIDVSAKLEIQRRVSRLAAEGTAVVFISSELEEVVRLSDRILVLKDREKIGELSNGPGVTVDTVVEMIAADHA; encoded by the coding sequence CGAGAACGGCGCGGGCAAGTCGACGCTGATCGGCGTGCTCACGGGCACGCGGCGCCCTGTCGCAGGCATGCTGCTCGTCGACGGGGATGCGCGCGAGTTCTCGGGCGTCGCGGCCAGCCGCGCGGCGGGAATCGCGACCGTGTTCCAGGAGGCGCAGCTGAGCCCGAACCTCAGCGTCGCCGAGAATGTGATGCTGGGGCGTGAGCGCCGGGGCCGCTTCGGCATCGACTGGCGCCGCACGAGGGCGGATGCCGCTCGGGCGCTCGCCCGGCTCGGCCTCGACGAGCTCGACCCGCGCACACCGCTGACTCAGCTGTCGCCCGCGCAGAAGCAGCTGGTCGCACTGGCGCGGTCCGTCGTCGACGAACCACGGGTGCTGGTGCTCGATGAGCCGACTGCGAGCCTCGACCAGGCAGAGGTCGCGACGCTCATGCGGGTGATCCGCGGACTGCGCGACGGCGGCACGGCCATCCTGTTCGTGTCGCACTTCCTCGAGCAGGCATTCGCGATCAGCGACCGGATGACCGTGCTGCGGGGCGGCAGGAAGGTCGGCGAGCACGCCACGCGCGACCTTGAGCGCGCCGACCTCATCTCGCAGATGCTCGGCAAGGACATCGACGGGCTGCGCGCCCTCGGGTCGGAGCGCAAGGCGCACCACTACCAGGCGGAGGGCGAGCCGGCGCTCAGGGCCGAGGGCATCGGCCGTCGCGGAGTGCTCGCGCCGACCGACGTCGAGGTGCACCGAGGTGAGATCGTCGGATTCGCCGGGCTGCGCGGTTCCGGCCGCACCGAGCTGGCCTCGCTGCTCGGCGGAGCGCTGCGCCCCGATGCAGGCGACCTGCAGGTCTCTGGCGAGCGGGTCGCTCTGCGCAGCCCGTCGGCGGCGCTGCGCAGGCGCATCTCGCGGTCGAGCGAGAGCAGGCGCACCGACGGGATCGTCGCCGGGCTGACCGCGCGCGAGAACATCCTGCTGTCGCTGCAGGCGGTGCGCGGGTGGACTCGTCCGGTGTCGAGGGCGGAGCAGGCCGGGCTGGTGGATGCCTGCATCGACGCGCTCCATCTCGACCCTGGCGAGCTCGATCGTCCGGTCGAGCTGCTCTCGGGCGGCACCCAGCAGAAGGTCATGCTCGCCCGGGCGCTGATCGTCAGGCCCCATGTGCTGATCCTCGACGAGCCGACACGCGGCATCGACGTCTCGGCGAAGCTGGAGATCCAGCGGCGCGTCAGCCGGCTGGCCGCCGAGGGGACCGCCGTGGTGTTCATCTCGTCCGAGCTGGAAGAGGTCGTGCGGCTGAGCGATCGGATCCTCGTGCTCAAGGATCGCGAGAAGATCGGCGAGCTGAGCAACGGGCCAGGAGTCACGGTCGACACGGTCGTCGAGATGATCGCCGCCGACCACGCCTGA